In a single window of the Salvelinus namaycush isolate Seneca chromosome 6, SaNama_1.0, whole genome shotgun sequence genome:
- the LOC120049071 gene encoding arg8-vasotocin receptor-like, producing the protein MNISGGPLFPSQSSLNLMDDNLKIGFDLTSKPVLIEDQGNDTGALGNSSDPFGRNEEVAKIEITVLSVTFVVAVVGNLSVLLAMYTSRRKPSRMHLFMKHLSLADLVVAFFQVLPQLCWEITFRFYGPDSLCRIVKHLQVLGMFASTYMMVMMTLDRYIAICHPMQTLHQPTQRAYMMIGASWVCSLALSMPQYFIFSLSEVHPGSAVYDCWGHFIQPWGVRAYITWITVGIFLVPVTVLMLCYGFICRAIWRNIKYKTQKGTSVMALATKNGLIGTSSVSSVTTISRAKLRTVKMTFVIVLAYVVCWAPFFTVQMWSVWDESFSWVDSENTAVTLSALLASLNSCCNPWIYMIFSGHLLSDMMHCLPCCRRLLHKFGHQDSNSSIRRTTILTRVPPPALPHRSSEKSSCKDCIHNSHRNCQSIPVES; encoded by the exons ATGAACATCTCCGGAGGCCCACTTTTCCCTTCACAGAGCTCACTCAACCTCATGGATGACAATTTGAAGATAGGCTTCGACCTCACGAGCAAGCCGGTGTTGATAGAGGATCAAGGGAATGACACTGGCGCTCTTGGGAACTCCAGCGACCCGTTTGGCCGGAACGAGGAGGTCGCCAAGATCGAGATCACGGTGCTTAGCGTGACATTCGTCGTGGCTGTGGTGGGGAACCTGAGCGTGCTGCTGGCCATGTACACGAGCCGACGGAAGCCCTCGCGCATGCACCTGTTCATGAAGCATCTGAGCCTCGCGGACTTGGTAGTGGCCTTTTTCCAGGTGCTACCGCAGCTCTGTTGGGAGATCACCTTCCGCTTCTACGGGCCTGACTCCCTGTGCCGCATCGTCAAGCACCTGCAGGTGCTAGGGATGTTCGCGTCCACCtacatgatggtgatgatgacgcTGGACCGCTACATCGCCATCTGTCACCCGATGCAGACCCTTCACCAGCCCACGCAGCGCGCCTATATGATGATCGGGGCCAGCTGGGTGTGTAGTCTTGCCCTGAGCATGCCCCAGTATTTTATCTTCTCCCTGAGCGAGGTCCACCCGGGCTCGGCCGTGTATGACTGCTGGGGACACTTCATCCAGCCGTGGGGCGTGCGCGCCTACATCACCTGGATCACCGTGGGCATCTTCCTCGTGCCCGTGACCGTGCTTATGCTCTGCTACGGCTTCATCTGCCGAGCCATCTGGCGGAACATAAAGTACAAGACCCAGAAGGGCACTAGCGTGATGGCACTTGCGACCAAGAATGGGCTGATTGGGACGAGTTCAGTCAGCAGCGTCACCACCATCTCGCGCGCCAAGCTGCGCACAGTGAAAATGACTTTCGTGATCGTGCTGGCGTACGTGGTGTGCTGGGCTCCGTTTTTCACCGTGCAGATGTGGTCGGTGTGGGATGAGAGCTTCTCGTGGGTAG actccGAGAACACCGCAGTCACCCTCTCGGCTCTGCTGGCCAGTCTGAATAGCTGCTGTAACCCGTGGATCTACATGATCTTCAGCGGCCACCTCCTCTCTGACATGATGCACTGTCTGCCGTGCTGCCGGAGGCTGCTCCACAAATTCGGCCATCAAGACTCGAACAGCAGCATCCGCCGCACCACAATCCTGACCCGGGTACCGCCCCCGGCCCTACCCCATCGGAGCTCAGAGAAAAGCTCTTGCAAAGATTGCATCCACAACTCTCACAGGAACTGTCAATCAATCCCGGTGGAGTCTTAA